A single Colias croceus chromosome 10, ilColCroc2.1 DNA region contains:
- the LOC123694978 gene encoding lysosome membrane protein 2-like translates to MKHNDEKCKKCTTQSYCKLSICTTVGFAFLGLSVLICFINPAHIMSTYVLRLTEGSYLYEILHEEIPCVYLHIYIFNITNGDAFLSGKDNKLRVQEVGPFTYQEFRKNEDMELDKENGVLRYSPKFRTEFIREMSIADPKDVVLQLPNIPMLTLATRLSTNPFTQYGYNLLITQMNSKAIMTLDVQSYLWGWDDPIIKMFNSFIPGMINFTKLGLLDRLYENERSRIELSTEEQDKFKIRKYNGEAGLSMHGYGTEKQSRCNTFEDVYEGIGYPTDLTKEKPLRIFRYAFCRIMDLQYQSSRTMENGAEGFVYKFSNETFSANEDNQCVCTMPKCIEGLSNLAPCFYDASTGLSMGHYLHADPKLYERVEGIKPNEEEHDSEFVIDSKLGIVLSTHFSLQGNLIITDVRYNSATRPFSNMIVPTIRFHIVQPDLIPYVNKIIWFEYILGPYLRTVPATVFFSLGFSIVILVVRSCLSLRSKRGLVYKLSTTVPLIEDKSDDLSKSDQCR, encoded by the exons ATGAAACATAATGacgaaaaatgtaaaaaatgtacaacACAGAGTTATT GTAAGCTATCTATCTGCACAACAGTCGGCTTCGCATTTTTGGGCCTATCCGTTTTGATCTGTTTCATCAACCCTGCGCACATAATGTCTACATAC GTACTACGTCTAACAGAGGGTTCTTACCTCTACGAAATTTTACACGAAGAGATACCTTGTGTATATctgcatatttatatattcaatATAACTAATGGAGACGCTTTCTTATCGGGAAAGGATAACAAGCTAAGAGTGCAAGAAGTTGGACCGTTTACATATCA agAATTTCGCAAGAATGAAGATATGGAGCTGGATAAAGAAAACGGCGTTTTGAGATATTCCCCAAAATTCAGAACTGAGTTTATAAGAGAAATGTCCATAGCGGATCCCAAAGACGTTGTATTGCAGTTGCCTAATATTCCTATGTTG ACACTGGCAACACGGCTATCTACAAATCCTTTCACCCAGTACGGCTACAACCTGCTCATCACCCAAATGAACAGCAAGGCCATCATGACCCTGGATGTTCAAAGCTACCTCTGGGGTTGGGACGATCCTATCATCAAAATGTTCAACTCCTTCATCCCTGGTATGATCAACTTCACCAAACTGGGCTTGTTGGACAGG CTGTACGAAAATGAACGATCCAGAATTGAATTATCGACAGAGGAGCaagacaaatttaaaatcagGAAATATAATGGAGAGGCGGGTCTCAGTATGCATGGTTACGGCACAGAAAAACA AAGTCGCTGCAACACCTTCGAGGACGTGTACGAAGGTATCGGCTACCCCACCGACCTGACGAAGGAGAAACCTCTGCGAATCTTCCGCTACGCCTTCTGCAGGATCATGGACCTGCAGTACCAGAGCAGCAGGACCATGGAGAACGGTGCTGAGGGCTTCGTGTACAAGTTCAGTAATGAGACTTTCAGTGCGAACGAGGATAATCAATGTGTGTGCACTATGCCCAAGTGTATTGAAGGATTGTCCAATCTTGCACCGTGTTTTTATG ATGCTAGCACGGGCTTGTCTATGGGACATTACCTGCACGCTGACCCCAAACTGTACGAGCGGGTTGAAGGAATCAAGCCTAATGAAGAGGAACATGACAGCGAGTTTGTTATTGATTCG AAACTCGGTATAGTATTATCAACTCACTTTTCTCTGCAAGGCAACTTGATCATCACCGATGTCCGCTATAACTCTGCCACCAGACCGTTCTCTAACATGATAGTGCCTACTATACGTTTTCATATT GTACAACCAGATCTAATACCATacgttaataaaattatctggTTCGAGTATATTCTCGGACCCTACTTGCGCACCGTACCAGCAACTGTGTTCTTCAGCCTTGGTTTCTCTATAGTTATACTAGTAGTAAGGTCCTGTTTAAGTCTACGTTCCAAACGAGGTCTGGTCTATAAATTAAGCACAACTGTACCACTTATTGAAGACAAATCTGACGATTTATCAAAGAGTGATCAATGTCGGTAG
- the LOC123694979 gene encoding uncharacterized protein LOC123694979: protein MKRRGLKLVNLFFSKEKVTKNARKRVQSPVPPRNEEEVSYLLEHLESGVLNNDDDNEDDPDSICKNTPESISQNITDNLILPTTSITQQYEVSQNVLIEDVYHLPFAENTCSSVIEDDETTHDIMTNNEPAVEENNMFPNLSIKSIIDLVLDSPNTTFNIPSPFVLTSKKF from the exons ATGAAACGCCGAGGACTTAAACTGGTTAATTTGTTTTTCAGTAAAGAGAAAGTGACGAAAA ATGCCCGTAAACGAGTACAGTCCCCGGTACCACCAAGAAACGAGGAGGAAGTATCATACTTATTAGAACATTTAGAATCTGGTGTACTCAACAATGATGAC GACAATGAAGATGATCCTGATTCTATTTGCAAGAATACACCGGAGTCAATCAGTCAGAACATCACCGACAATCTAATATTACCTACAACATCGATTACTCAACAATATGAAGTATCACAAAATGTGCTGATTGAAGACGTTTACCACTTACCGTTTGCTGAAAATACTTGCTCATCTGTCATAGAAGATGATGAGACCACACATGATATTATGACTAATAATGAGCCTGCCGtggaagaaaataatatgtttccaaatttatctattaaatcaattattgaTCTTGTACTAGACAGCCCCAACACAACTTTTAATATACCTTCCCCTTTTGTTTTGACAagcaaaaagttttaa